A genomic window from Triticum urartu cultivar G1812 chromosome 7, Tu2.1, whole genome shotgun sequence includes:
- the LOC125525984 gene encoding transmembrane 9 superfamily member 2-like has translation MVRTEAAGAALAVALLACMVGAGADGSDHKYKEGDRVPLYANKVGPFHNPSETYRYYDLPFCAPEHPKDKREALGEVLNGDRLVDAPYELNFKEDTNSKTLCKKTLSKEQVAKLRDAVAKDYYFQMYYDDLPLWGFLGKLDRNKEHGGGKCLLFKHIHFDIMYNNDRVIEINVQTDPNVAVDITEDKEVPVEFSYSVTWKKTDIPFEKRMEKYSKSSSMPQHLEIHWFSIINSCVTVLLLTGFLATILMRVLKNDFIKYSHEDESLEDQEETGWKYIHGDVFRFPQKKSLFAAIIGSGSQLLALAIFIFLLAIVGVFYPYNRGALFTALVVIYALTSGIAGYTATSFYLQLEGTNWVRNLILTGCLFCGPLFLTFSFLNTVAIAYSATAALPFGTIIVIILIWALVTSPLLVLGGIAGKNSNTEFQAPCRTTKYPREIPQLPWYRSTIPQMAMAGFLPFSAIYIELYYIFASIWGHKIYTIYSILFIVFIILIIVTAFVTVALTYFQLAVEDHKWWWRSVLCGGSTGIFIFFYCIYYYHARSDMSGFMQTSFFFGYMTCVCYGFFLMLGTVGFRASLLFVRHIYRSIKCE, from the exons ATGGTGAGGACGGAGGCGGCGGGCGCTGCTCTTGCGGTGGCCCTGTTGGCTTGTATGGTGGGGGCTGGAGCTGATGGCTCTGATCACAAGTACAAGGAGGGAGATCGTGTCCCGCTCTACGCGAACAAGGTCGGCCCTTTCCACAATCCAAG TGAGACATACCGGTACTATGATCTACCCTTTTGTGCACCAG AACACCCAAAGGACAAAAGAGAGGCTCTTGGGGAGGTTCTAAATGGTGATCGGTTGGTTGATGCACCATATGAGTTGAACTTTAAGGAAGATACGAACTCCAAGACTCTCTGCAAGAAAACATTGTCCAAGGAGCAAGTCGCCAAGCTCCGGGATGCAGTTGCCAAGGATTACTACTTCCAGATGTATTATGATGACCTGCCTTTATGGGGATTCCTTGGTAAACTGGACAGGAACAAGGAGCATGGCGGTGGAAAGTGCCTTCTGTTTAAGCACATCCACTTTGACATCATGTACAACAATGACCGTGTCATAGAAATCAATGTTCAGACAGATCCGAATGTCGCTGTGGATATCACAGAGGACAAGGAAGTGCCGGTAGAGTTCTCTTATTCAGTAACATGGAAAAAGACAGACATTCCTTTtgagaaaagaatggagaagtACTCCAAGTCTTCCTCTATGCCTCAGCACCTAGAGATCCATTGGTTTTCGATAATTAACTCATGTGTAACAGTGCTTCTTTTGACTGGCTTTTTGGCAACAATCCTCATGCGTGTGCTCAAGAATGATTTCATCAA ATATTCTCATGAAGACGAGTCCCTTGAAGACCAAGAAGAGACTGGATGGAAGTATATACATGGCGACGTCTTCCGTTTCCCGCAGAAAAAATCTCTTTTTGCAGCAATCATTGGATCTGGATCTCAGCTTCTTGCCCT TGCAATTttcatcttcctcctcgcgaTTGTTGGGGTCTTCTATCCATACAACAGGGGAGCCCTTTTCACTGCCCTTGTAGTCATCTATGCTCTTACGTCTGGTATTGCTGGCTACACAGCCACTTCCTTCTATCTTCAGCTGGAGGGAACAAACTGG GTGAGAAATCTGATATTGACTGGCTGCTTGTTCTGTGGGCCACTTTTCTTGACATTctccttcttaaacactgttgcGATAGCATACAGTGCTACAGCAGCTTTACCTTTTGGTACTATCATTGTCATTATTCTCATCTGGGCACTTGTAACCTCTCCTCTCCTAGTGCTGGGTGGTATAGCTGGGAAAAATAGCAATACAGAATTCCAAGCTCCTTGCCGCACAACCAAATATCCACGGGAAATCCCTCAGCTGCCCTGGTACCGAAGCACCATTCCTCAGATGGCAATGGCAGGGTTTCTCCCTTTCAGTGCTATTTACATCGAGCTGTACTACATATTTGCCAGTATCTGGGGGCATAAGATATACACCATCTACAGCATCCTCTTCATTGTGTTCATTATCCTAATCATCGTCACAGCGTTTGTCACAGTGGCGCTCACGTACTTCCAGCTTGCAGTTGAGGATCACAAGTGGTGGTGGAG ATCTGTCCTTTGTGGAGGCTCCACTGGTATTTTCATCTTCTTCTACTGCATCTACTACTACCATGCCCGGTCAGACATGTCAGGCTTCATGCAAACATCCTTCTTCTTCGGCTACATGACCTGCGTCTGCTACGGTTTTTTCCTCATGCTTGGAACTGTTGGTTTCCGTGCATCGCTGCTATTTGTGCGACATATTTACCGTTCCATCAAGTGCGAGTAA